A genome region from Rhodopseudomonas boonkerdii includes the following:
- a CDS encoding DUF6163 family protein, with translation MSVAAISSERIESDENVWTRRLVLFLRIMAIVSMLQGLYHWAQVTGFVGTEDEAFEAQSMAWQSATIYFAVIELVSAVGLWLATPWGAVVWLTTVVSMAVIELMFPTIYGGNLIVVGLQAAFLAAYLVLAWMAAKERPP, from the coding sequence ATGTCGGTGGCCGCGATCTCGTCCGAGCGGATCGAGAGCGACGAAAATGTCTGGACACGCCGCCTGGTGTTGTTCCTGCGGATCATGGCCATCGTCTCCATGTTGCAGGGCCTCTATCACTGGGCTCAGGTGACCGGCTTTGTGGGCACCGAGGACGAGGCTTTCGAGGCCCAGTCCATGGCATGGCAGTCCGCCACCATCTACTTCGCCGTCATCGAGCTGGTCAGTGCCGTCGGCCTTTGGCTGGCGACCCCGTGGGGAGCGGTGGTCTGGCTCACCACCGTGGTGTCCATGGCGGTGATCGAGCTGATGTTTCCGACCATCTATGGGGGCAATCTCATCGTGGTCGGCCTACAGGCTGCGTTTCTTGCAGCCTATCTTGTGCTGGCATGGATGGCGGCAAAGGAACGGCCGCCATAG
- the ldtR gene encoding transcriptional regulator LdtR, with translation MMKSVATVESVDLVPGQAPVQPLYLEALTLVERLHRRLLDVIKDEFDRRGRADINSVQALLLYNIGDKELTAGELRTRGYYLGSNVSYNLKKLVELGFLDHQRSRVDRRSVRIRLTAQGQEIRHIVEALYAKHVKTVEQVGGISNEEFATLNKSLHRLERFWTDQILYRL, from the coding sequence ATGATGAAGTCCGTTGCGACGGTGGAAAGCGTCGATCTCGTTCCCGGCCAGGCTCCGGTTCAGCCGCTGTATCTCGAAGCCCTGACGCTGGTTGAACGGCTGCATCGCCGTCTGCTCGACGTCATCAAGGACGAGTTCGACCGTCGCGGCCGTGCCGACATCAACTCGGTGCAGGCGCTGCTGCTCTACAATATCGGCGACAAGGAATTGACCGCCGGCGAGCTGCGCACCCGTGGCTACTATCTCGGCTCCAACGTTTCTTACAATCTGAAGAAGCTCGTCGAGCTCGGCTTCCTCGATCATCAGCGTTCGCGCGTCGATCGTCGCTCGGTCCGCATCCGCTTGACTGCGCAAGGCCAGGAAATCCGCCACATCGTCGAGGCGCTCTATGCCAAGCATGTGAAGACGGTGGAGCAGGTCGGCGGCATCTCGAACGAGGAATTCGCGACCCTCAACAAGTCGCTGCACCGCCTCGAGCGCTTCTGGACCGACCAGATCCTGTATCGCCTCTAA
- a CDS encoding AMP-binding protein, which produces MSHLRSGGTVGSLLISAIARYADQPAIADGTSRWTYREYGDVVARFIGLFRSLGLTKKSGLSVLSGNRAETWAAISAAAIMGIRYTPLHPMAAEDDHAFIVEDAEIDVLIVEGGKFAERGKALKARVPSLKHLYSFGAVDDVRDLLKELPAIQPEPLVDDSHVDDICWLSYTGGTTGRSKGVMNPHRVVVAMCLAIVADWDWPRDIRYLAATPISHAAGITIFPVMLRGGFTRLVQGFDAETYLRVVHEEKITATFLVPTLIYALIDAEELRKKYDTSSLDMIVYGAAPMSPDRLREGVRIFGNVFVQLYGQTEAPQIITTMRKIDHDDSKPGRLGSCGRANPMVEVKLLDSELNEVATGEPGEICVRGSLVMDGYWKRPDATEEVFRGGWLHTGDVAIKDADGFFYIVDRTKDMIISGGFNIYPREVEDALMAHHAVASAAVIGIPDPKWGEAVKAFVVLKNGANNSAEELQAHVKDKRGAPWSPKSIDFVAEIPVTGLGKIDRKALRAPYWEGRARGVA; this is translated from the coding sequence GTGAGCCATCTTCGTTCCGGCGGGACCGTCGGGAGCCTTCTCATCAGCGCCATCGCCCGTTATGCCGATCAGCCTGCCATTGCGGACGGCACCTCGCGCTGGACCTATCGCGAATATGGCGATGTGGTCGCGCGCTTTATCGGCCTGTTTCGTAGCCTTGGCCTGACCAAAAAGAGCGGCCTGTCCGTGCTGTCCGGCAACCGCGCCGAGACCTGGGCCGCCATTTCCGCCGCCGCCATCATGGGCATCCGCTATACGCCGCTGCATCCGATGGCAGCCGAGGACGACCACGCTTTCATCGTCGAGGATGCCGAGATCGATGTACTGATCGTCGAAGGCGGCAAATTCGCCGAACGCGGCAAGGCGCTGAAGGCGCGCGTGCCCAGCCTCAAGCATCTCTATTCCTTCGGCGCCGTGGATGACGTGCGCGATCTCCTCAAGGAGCTGCCCGCCATCCAGCCTGAGCCGCTGGTCGACGATAGCCATGTCGATGACATCTGCTGGCTCTCTTATACCGGCGGCACCACCGGCCGCTCCAAGGGCGTAATGAATCCGCATCGCGTGGTCGTCGCCATGTGCCTTGCGATCGTCGCCGACTGGGATTGGCCGCGGGACATCCGCTATCTCGCCGCCACGCCGATCAGCCACGCTGCAGGGATCACTATTTTCCCGGTGATGCTGCGCGGCGGCTTCACCCGCCTCGTGCAGGGCTTTGACGCCGAGACCTATCTACGCGTGGTGCATGAAGAGAAGATCACCGCGACTTTCCTCGTCCCCACGCTGATCTACGCCTTGATCGATGCGGAGGAGCTGCGCAAAAAATACGATACGTCGTCACTCGATATGATTGTCTATGGCGCTGCGCCGATGTCGCCGGATCGCCTGCGCGAGGGCGTGCGCATTTTCGGCAATGTGTTCGTGCAGCTTTATGGCCAGACCGAAGCGCCGCAGATCATTACGACGATGCGCAAGATCGATCACGACGACAGCAAGCCCGGCCGGCTCGGCTCCTGCGGCCGCGCCAACCCGATGGTGGAAGTGAAGCTGCTCGACAGCGAGCTCAACGAAGTTGCGACAGGGGAGCCTGGAGAAATCTGTGTGCGCGGCTCGCTGGTGATGGATGGTTACTGGAAGCGTCCCGACGCGACCGAGGAAGTCTTCCGCGGCGGCTGGCTGCATACCGGCGACGTCGCGATAAAGGACGCTGACGGTTTCTTCTATATCGTTGATCGCACCAAGGACATGATCATCTCCGGCGGCTTCAATATCTATCCTCGTGAGGTAGAGGACGCGCTGATGGCGCATCATGCTGTTGCCTCCGCGGCCGTGATTGGCATCCCCGATCCGAAATGGGGCGAGGCAGTGAAGGCCTTCGTCGTACTTAAGAACGGTGCCAATAATTCCGCCGAGGAATTGCAGGCGCATGTGAAGGACAAACGCGGCGCACCGTGGTCGCCAAAGAGCATCGACTTCGTCGCGGAAATTCCAGTGACAGGCCTCGGCAAGATCGATCGCAAGGCCCTGCGCGCGCCTTATTGGGAAGGCCGGGCGAGGGGCGTGGCGTAA
- a CDS encoding Ppx/GppA phosphatase family protein: MVAARASDAANPAVYAALDLGTNNCRLLIAAPTGDSFRVIDSFSRIIRLGEGVSTSGLISDAAINRAISALSICRDKIRAREATRLRLIATEACRAASNSDEFLGRVADATGITLEIIDRETEAGLAVIGCSPLIDPKGRGAILFDIGGGSSELVRIERNAADPNGVPLIKAWMSIPLGVVTLAEKFGGKNVTRESYDLMVAEVAQHVAPFAAEHGLDLDGMHLLGTSGTVTTLAGIHQGLLRYDRRRIDGIWLDNAELDATIVKLMGLSYAERAANQCIGPDRADLVLCGCAILDAIRNAFPLPRLRVADRGLREGMLVEMMREDGVIRTS, encoded by the coding sequence ATGGTGGCTGCGCGCGCGAGCGACGCGGCCAATCCAGCCGTCTACGCCGCGCTCGATCTGGGCACCAATAATTGCCGCTTGCTGATTGCCGCGCCTACCGGCGACAGCTTTCGCGTGATCGATTCGTTTTCGCGGATCATCCGTCTCGGTGAGGGTGTATCGACGTCGGGCTTGATATCCGATGCCGCGATCAATCGTGCCATCTCGGCGCTCTCGATCTGCCGTGACAAGATTCGCGCTCGTGAGGCCACGCGGCTGCGTCTGATCGCGACGGAAGCCTGTCGCGCGGCGTCGAATTCCGATGAATTTCTCGGCCGAGTCGCGGATGCCACCGGCATTACGCTGGAGATCATCGACCGCGAGACCGAGGCCGGCCTCGCCGTGATCGGTTGCTCGCCGCTGATCGATCCCAAAGGGCGTGGAGCTATTCTGTTCGATATCGGCGGTGGTTCGTCGGAACTGGTTCGGATCGAGCGCAATGCGGCCGATCCGAACGGTGTGCCGCTGATTAAGGCATGGATGTCGATCCCGCTCGGTGTGGTGACATTGGCCGAAAAATTCGGCGGCAAGAATGTCACGCGCGAATCCTACGATTTGATGGTCGCCGAGGTTGCTCAGCACGTCGCGCCCTTCGCCGCCGAGCATGGCCTCGATCTCGACGGCATGCATCTGCTCGGCACCTCCGGTACGGTGACGACACTGGCCGGCATCCATCAGGGCCTGCTGCGCTACGACCGTCGCCGCATCGACGGCATCTGGCTCGACAATGCCGAACTCGACGCGACCATCGTAAAGCTGATGGGGTTGAGCTATGCCGAGCGGGCGGCAAACCAGTGCATCGGCCCCGATCGCGCCGATCTCGTCCTGTGTGGTTGCGCTATCCTCGATGCGATCCGGAATGCATTCCCGTTGCCACGCCTGCGGGTTGCTGATCGCGGGCTCCGCGAGGGCATGCTGGTGGAAATGATGCGTGAGGACGGGGTGATCAGGACGTCGTAA
- the hemB gene encoding porphobilinogen synthase, giving the protein MAIKFGRPIELREQAPRSSVYDAPSLGLTTRPRRNRKSEWARRLVRENTVTTDDLIWPLFVVEGHDARTPIASMPGVERLTVDQVVREAERAVKLDIPCLALFPYTDPSLRDETGSEAWNGENLVCQSVRAIKKEFPDLGVLCDVALDPYTSHGHDGLLQGGRILNDETVAVLVRQALVQAEAGCDVIAPSDMMDGRVGAIREALDEAGFGDVQIMAYAAKYASAFYGPFRDAIGSAKTLNGDKRTYQMDSANSDEAIREVELDLAEGADMVMVKPGMPYLDIVRRVKDTFAVPTFAYQVSGEYAMIMGAINNGWLDRDRVIMESLVAFKRAGADGVLTYFAPEAAERIKAGR; this is encoded by the coding sequence ATGGCGATCAAGTTCGGGCGGCCCATCGAATTGCGTGAACAAGCACCCCGCTCGTCCGTTTATGACGCCCCCTCGCTCGGCCTCACCACTCGCCCGCGCCGCAACCGCAAGAGCGAATGGGCACGCCGGCTGGTGCGCGAAAACACGGTCACGACCGACGACCTGATCTGGCCGTTGTTCGTGGTCGAAGGCCACGATGCGCGCACGCCGATCGCCTCCATGCCGGGCGTGGAACGGCTGACCGTGGATCAGGTGGTGCGCGAGGCCGAGCGCGCCGTGAAACTCGATATCCCCTGCCTCGCGCTGTTCCCCTATACCGACCCGTCGCTGCGCGACGAGACCGGCTCCGAAGCCTGGAATGGCGAGAACCTGGTTTGCCAGTCGGTTCGCGCGATCAAGAAGGAATTCCCCGATCTCGGCGTGCTCTGCGACGTCGCGCTCGATCCCTATACCAGCCACGGCCATGACGGCCTGCTGCAGGGCGGACGCATCCTCAATGACGAGACCGTCGCCGTGCTGGTGCGCCAGGCGCTGGTGCAGGCGGAAGCCGGCTGCGACGTGATCGCGCCCTCGGACATGATGGACGGCCGCGTCGGCGCCATCCGCGAGGCGCTGGATGAAGCCGGTTTCGGCGATGTGCAGATCATGGCCTATGCGGCGAAATATGCCTCGGCCTTCTATGGCCCGTTCCGCGACGCCATCGGCTCCGCCAAGACGCTGAATGGCGACAAGCGCACCTACCAGATGGACAGCGCCAATTCGGACGAAGCGATCCGCGAGGTCGAGCTCGATCTGGCCGAAGGCGCAGACATGGTGATGGTGAAGCCGGGCATGCCCTATCTCGATATCGTCCGCCGCGTGAAGGACACGTTTGCGGTGCCGACCTTCGCCTATCAGGTGTCCGGCGAATACGCGATGATCATGGGGGCCATCAACAATGGCTGGCTCGACCGCGACCGCGTGATCATGGAGAGCCTCGTCGCCTTCAAACGCGCCGGCGCCGATGGCGTGCTGACTTATTTCGCGCCGGAAGCGGCGGAACGGATCAAGGCCGGGCGGTAA
- a CDS encoding RDD family protein gives MSDTGPRYGSTQGDTWRSNGTPPRSHAFDPYAQPELFHGVLARRIVAFLVDVVVISIPIILAVIFISVFGLITFGIGWGLFWLISPATVIWPIVYYGMSLGGPHSATWGMRMMDLQLRTFSGTPGYFVLGCAHAVLFWASVSLLTPLVLIVGLLNGRRQLLHDLVLGTVVVNASVARAQVGYAS, from the coding sequence ATGTCCGACACCGGTCCGCGTTACGGCAGCACGCAAGGTGACACCTGGCGCAGCAATGGCACGCCGCCGCGCAGCCATGCTTTCGATCCCTACGCCCAGCCTGAACTGTTCCACGGCGTGCTGGCGCGGCGCATCGTCGCTTTTCTGGTCGATGTCGTGGTGATCTCGATTCCGATTATCCTTGCCGTGATTTTCATCTCGGTATTCGGCCTTATTACCTTCGGCATCGGCTGGGGTCTGTTCTGGCTGATCTCTCCGGCCACGGTGATCTGGCCGATCGTATATTACGGCATGTCGCTGGGCGGACCGCATTCCGCCACCTGGGGCATGCGGATGATGGACCTGCAGCTGCGCACCTTCTCAGGTACCCCGGGCTATTTCGTACTCGGCTGCGCCCATGCGGTACTGTTCTGGGCTTCGGTGTCGCTGCTGACACCGCTGGTACTGATCGTCGGCCTGCTTAATGGCCGCCGGCAGCTGCTGCATGACCTCGTGCTGGGAACCGTGGTGGTGAACGCGTCCGTGGCCCGGGCGCAGGTCGGCTACGC
- a CDS encoding xanthine dehydrogenase family protein molybdopterin-binding subunit, whose protein sequence is MQDFTGSRDNSIAMQKYGVGQPVRRKEDDTLVRGKGRYTDDLHLPGQLYAWVVRSSHAHGVIRKIDAEAAKAMPGVRGVWTGADIAAAGYKPFTVGIPLKNRDGSPLLQTNRQALMTDRVRYVGDPVAFVVAETLAQARDAGEAIELDIDPLPAVTSAEDAAKPGAPQLYPHIPNNVALDYHYGDTDAIDAAFASAAHVTKLDIENTRVAVVSMEPRCALASYDKKSERYILQVPTQGVAGNRATLARHLDVPAEKVRILTGNVGGSFGMKNVSYPEYICLLHAAKELGKPVRWLDERSSSFLSDSHGRSQQIHAELALDKDGKFLAVRVSGYGNLGAYITGVSPLPLSLNTGKNLPSVYRTPLVGVDVKCVVTNTTLMGAYRGAGRPEANYFMERLIDCAADEMGIDRLTLRKRNFIKPSQLPFAAASGVTYDSGDFQGVFEKALTISDHAGFAKRKREARKNGKLRGIAVGSYLEVTAPPSPELGKVTFEPDGTVTVTTGTLDYGQGHATPFAQVLSERLGVPFDAIRLQQNDSDLVRMGNGTGGSRSITASGQAIIEASDLVIAKGKSAAAHLMEASEADIEFADGRFTIAGTDRFIDIMELSQRMRNGQLPEGVPTSLDVDHTGSDVQSTFPNGCHVAEVEIDPDTGALTIARYSAVNDFGTIVNPMIVAGQLHGGVAQGIGQALMEKVSYDASGQPITGSFMDYAMPRAGDIPPMLIGDHPSPAKTNPLGSKGCGEAGCAGSLATVVNAAVDALRDYGVTHLDMPLTPERIWRTIQNAKSAAL, encoded by the coding sequence ATGCAGGATTTTACCGGCTCCCGCGACAATTCCATTGCAATGCAGAAATACGGGGTCGGCCAGCCCGTTCGGCGGAAAGAGGATGACACGCTGGTGCGCGGCAAGGGTCGCTATACCGACGATCTCCATTTGCCCGGCCAACTCTATGCCTGGGTCGTCCGCAGCTCCCATGCCCATGGCGTGATCCGCAAGATCGACGCCGAGGCGGCCAAGGCGATGCCTGGCGTGCGAGGTGTCTGGACCGGCGCGGATATCGCCGCTGCCGGTTACAAGCCGTTCACCGTCGGCATTCCGCTGAAGAACCGTGATGGCTCGCCGCTGCTGCAAACCAATCGGCAGGCACTGATGACCGACCGCGTGCGTTATGTCGGCGATCCCGTCGCTTTCGTCGTCGCCGAAACCTTGGCGCAGGCGCGCGATGCGGGAGAGGCCATCGAGCTCGATATCGATCCATTGCCGGCGGTGACATCGGCCGAGGATGCGGCGAAGCCCGGCGCGCCGCAACTCTATCCGCACATTCCGAACAATGTCGCGCTCGATTATCACTACGGCGATACTGATGCGATCGATGCGGCCTTCGCTTCGGCCGCGCATGTGACAAAGCTCGATATCGAGAACACCCGCGTTGCGGTCGTCTCGATGGAGCCGCGTTGCGCCCTGGCATCTTATGACAAGAAGAGCGAGCGTTATATCCTTCAGGTGCCTACCCAAGGCGTCGCCGGCAATCGCGCGACGCTGGCCCGGCATCTCGACGTGCCCGCGGAAAAAGTGCGCATTCTCACCGGCAATGTCGGCGGCTCTTTCGGGATGAAGAATGTCAGCTATCCCGAATATATCTGCCTGCTGCATGCAGCGAAGGAATTGGGCAAGCCCGTGAGATGGCTGGACGAGCGCTCGTCCAGCTTTCTCTCCGACAGCCATGGCCGCTCGCAACAGATTCATGCCGAGCTGGCGCTGGACAAGGACGGCAAGTTCCTCGCCGTGCGCGTTTCCGGCTATGGCAATCTCGGCGCCTATATCACCGGCGTATCGCCGTTACCGCTGTCTCTGAACACCGGCAAGAACCTGCCGAGCGTCTATCGCACACCACTGGTCGGCGTCGATGTGAAATGCGTCGTCACGAACACCACGCTGATGGGCGCCTATCGCGGCGCCGGCCGACCCGAGGCCAACTATTTTATGGAGCGCCTGATCGACTGCGCAGCGGACGAGATGGGCATCGATCGCCTGACGCTGCGGAAGCGCAATTTCATCAAGCCGTCGCAACTTCCGTTCGCGGCGGCGTCGGGTGTCACGTATGACAGCGGCGATTTCCAGGGCGTGTTCGAGAAGGCCCTGACGATTTCCGATCATGCCGGCTTTGCCAAGCGCAAGCGCGAGGCCAGGAAAAACGGCAAGCTGCGCGGCATCGCCGTTGGCTCCTATCTCGAAGTCACCGCGCCCCCCTCGCCCGAACTTGGTAAAGTCACGTTCGAGCCGGATGGCACGGTGACCGTCACGACGGGTACGCTAGACTACGGCCAGGGTCATGCGACGCCGTTCGCACAGGTGTTGTCGGAGCGGCTCGGCGTGCCGTTCGACGCGATCCGCCTGCAACAGAATGACAGCGATCTGGTGCGCATGGGCAATGGCACCGGCGGCTCGCGCTCGATCACCGCATCGGGCCAGGCAATCATCGAGGCATCCGATCTCGTCATCGCCAAGGGCAAGAGCGCGGCCGCGCATCTGATGGAGGCGTCCGAGGCAGATATTGAATTCGCCGATGGCCGTTTCACCATTGCCGGCACCGACCGTTTCATCGACATCATGGAGCTGTCGCAACGGATGCGTAACGGCCAGCTACCCGAAGGTGTGCCGACGTCGCTCGATGTGGATCACACCGGCAGCGATGTGCAGTCGACATTTCCCAATGGCTGCCATGTCGCGGAAGTCGAGATTGATCCCGACACTGGCGCGCTCACCATCGCGCGGTACAGTGCCGTCAACGATTTCGGCACCATCGTCAATCCGATGATCGTCGCCGGTCAACTGCATGGCGGCGTCGCGCAGGGCATAGGCCAAGCGCTGATGGAGAAAGTCAGCTACGACGCCTCGGGTCAACCGATCACCGGTTCCTTCATGGATTACGCGATGCCGCGCGCCGGCGACATTCCGCCGATGCTGATCGGCGATCATCCGTCGCCCGCGAAAACCAATCCGCTGGGCAGCAAGGGCTGCGGCGAAGCGGGCTGTGCGGGCAGCCTCGCCACAGTGGTCAATGCGGCGGTGGACGCGCTGAGGGATTATGGCGTGACGCATCTCGATATGCCGCTGACGCCCGAGCGCATCTGGCGCACGATCCAAAATGCGAAGAGCGCGGCCTTATAA